A region from the Hypericibacter adhaerens genome encodes:
- a CDS encoding IS4 family transposase, giving the protein MPHENSVFHSLLKLINWDEFARLVERHGSDARVRQLTSKSQFMALLYGQLSGASSLREIVTGLESHERRLYHLGGDKVRRSTLADANALRPSALFTDLLAALMMQAHRGLRRQLAEVTYLIDSSGLPLNSLSRDWARFSAGVCGAKLHVIYDPDADRPIYAAVTPARVNDITAAQAMPIEPGATYVFDLGYYDYAWWAAMDAAGCRIVTRFKSNTPLAVVARNPLPADSTILSDRVGYLPARQAASQHNPFQDPVREVRVKTEAGKVLRILCNDLDASAQEIADLYKRRWAIELFFRWVKQTLKIRHFLGTCENAVRIQIAVALIAFLLLRLAQKAIESPLGTLAFARLVRANLMHRRRIDRLLEPEPIPRIEPGQMVLPWT; this is encoded by the coding sequence GTGCCGCACGAGAATAGCGTATTTCATTCGCTTCTTAAGCTGATTAACTGGGACGAGTTTGCGCGCCTGGTCGAGCGGCACGGCAGCGACGCACGGGTTCGCCAGTTGACGAGCAAGAGCCAGTTCATGGCGCTGCTCTACGGCCAACTCTCGGGTGCGAGCAGCCTGCGTGAGATCGTGACGGGACTGGAGAGCCACGAGAGACGGCTCTATCACCTGGGTGGGGACAAGGTCCGTCGTTCGACCCTGGCCGACGCCAACGCGCTGCGGCCCAGCGCCTTGTTCACCGATCTGCTGGCCGCCCTGATGATGCAGGCCCATCGCGGGCTGCGCCGCCAGCTTGCCGAGGTCACCTACCTGATCGATTCGAGCGGCCTGCCGCTCAACAGCCTGAGCCGGGACTGGGCCCGCTTCAGCGCCGGCGTGTGTGGAGCCAAGCTGCATGTGATCTACGATCCCGATGCCGACCGGCCGATCTACGCCGCCGTCACCCCGGCTCGGGTCAACGACATCACCGCCGCCCAGGCCATGCCGATCGAGCCCGGCGCCACCTATGTCTTCGATCTCGGCTATTACGACTACGCCTGGTGGGCCGCGATGGACGCCGCCGGCTGCCGGATCGTCACCCGCTTCAAATCCAACACGCCGCTGGCTGTCGTTGCCCGGAACCCGCTGCCGGCAGACAGCACCATCCTTTCCGACCGCGTCGGCTATCTGCCCGCCCGGCAGGCGGCCAGCCAGCACAACCCGTTCCAGGACCCGGTGCGCGAGGTCCGGGTCAAGACCGAGGCCGGCAAGGTCTTGCGCATCCTCTGCAACGATCTCGACGCATCCGCCCAGGAGATCGCCGATCTCTACAAGCGCCGCTGGGCCATCGAGCTGTTCTTCCGATGGGTCAAGCAGACCCTGAAAATCCGCCACTTTCTCGGTACCTGCGAGAATGCCGTGCGCATTCAGATCGCCGTCGCGCTCATCGCCTTCCTGCTGTTGCGGCTGGCTCAGAAGGCCATCGAGAGCCCGCTCGGCACCTTGGCCTTCGCTCGCCTCGTGCGGGCCAACCTCATGCACCGCCGGCGCATCGACCGTCTGCTCGAGCCGGAGCCCATACCCCGGATCGAGCCGGGCCAAATGGTCCTCCCGTGGACATGA
- a CDS encoding FAD-binding oxidoreductase, with protein sequence MASVLDELRQALGDDGVSSEPAILDRHSRDATGIAPHRPLAVLRPRSTAEVSAALRICNRHRQPVQPQGGLTGLAGGATPRGGEVVLSLERMRGIEELDPAAATMTVLAGTPLETLQAAASQAGFLLGLDLGARGSCQIGGNLSTNAGGMKVIRYGMAREQVLGLEAVLADGTVVNALNKMLKNNAGYDVKHLFIGSEGTLGIVTRAVLRLHPKPHSSLTALVATASYDQVVRLLRAIQAELGGLSAFEAMWQDYYRFVTGSDPARVPPLPATSPFYVALEFAGNDAEGDPARFEAFLGRALEQGLVTDAVIAQSEREARAIWEIREGVGAWNARPHGLHLDVSLPIASIGAFAERVRTRLQARWPGSLNTFFGHIGDSNLHVSLDMGTGDEDVRHAAEMAVYEVVRDMGGSVSAEHGIGTLKRDYLGFSRSEAVVGLMRTVKAALDPNGILNPGKVL encoded by the coding sequence ATGGCATCCGTGCTCGATGAGCTGCGCCAGGCGTTGGGCGATGATGGGGTGTCGAGCGAGCCGGCGATCCTCGATCGCCATTCCCGCGACGCCACGGGCATCGCTCCCCATCGGCCGCTCGCGGTCTTGCGGCCGCGCAGCACGGCCGAGGTGTCGGCCGCCTTGCGCATCTGCAACCGCCATCGCCAGCCGGTCCAGCCGCAGGGCGGCCTGACCGGGCTTGCGGGCGGCGCCACCCCCCGGGGCGGGGAGGTGGTGCTGTCGCTGGAGCGCATGCGTGGCATCGAGGAGCTGGATCCGGCCGCCGCGACCATGACAGTCCTGGCCGGCACGCCGCTGGAGACGCTGCAGGCCGCCGCGAGCCAGGCGGGATTTCTCCTCGGGCTCGATCTGGGCGCGCGCGGCTCCTGCCAGATCGGCGGCAATCTCTCGACCAATGCCGGCGGCATGAAGGTGATCCGCTACGGGATGGCGCGCGAGCAGGTGCTGGGGCTCGAGGCCGTTCTGGCCGACGGCACGGTGGTGAACGCGCTCAACAAGATGCTCAAGAACAACGCCGGCTACGACGTGAAGCATCTCTTCATTGGCTCGGAGGGAACGCTCGGCATCGTCACGCGCGCGGTCCTGCGCCTCCATCCCAAGCCGCATAGCAGCCTGACGGCGCTGGTTGCGACCGCCAGCTACGACCAGGTGGTGCGGCTCCTGCGCGCCATCCAAGCCGAGCTCGGCGGCCTCAGCGCCTTCGAGGCCATGTGGCAGGATTACTATCGCTTCGTCACCGGGTCCGACCCGGCGCGGGTGCCGCCCTTGCCTGCGACCTCGCCCTTCTATGTGGCGCTCGAGTTCGCCGGCAACGATGCCGAGGGCGACCCGGCGCGCTTCGAGGCCTTTCTCGGCCGGGCCCTGGAGCAGGGGCTCGTCACCGATGCGGTGATCGCGCAGTCCGAGCGCGAGGCGCGCGCGATCTGGGAGATCCGCGAAGGAGTGGGGGCATGGAACGCCCGGCCGCACGGGCTTCATCTCGATGTCAGCCTGCCGATCGCCAGCATCGGTGCGTTCGCGGAGCGCGTCCGCACGCGCCTGCAGGCCCGCTGGCCGGGCTCGCTCAACACCTTCTTCGGCCATATCGGCGACAGCAACCTCCATGTCAGCCTCGACATGGGCACCGGCGACGAAGATGTCCGCCATGCCGCCGAGATGGCGGTCTATGAGGTGGTGCGCGACATGGGCGGCTCGGTCTCGGCCGAGCATGGCATCGGCACGCTGAAGCGCGACTATCTGGGCTTCAGCCGCAGCGAGGCGGTGGTGGGGCTGATGCGGACCGTGAAGGCCGCGCTCGATCCCAACGGCATCCTCAATCCGGGGAAGGTGCTGTAG
- a CDS encoding adenylate/guanylate cyclase domain-containing protein produces MQRRLAAIVAADIVGYSRLAQLDEAGALDALRQNQTEIIEPKVKAHEGRIVKFMGDGLLAEFGSVVNAMRFACEMLEATVKAASELPPDRRLRYRIGVNMGDVIVEGDDLFGDGVNIAARLEALAEPDSILLTGLVHEQVKNKLELRFDSLGRRTLKNIAEPVSVYRVALGEGTRALEPVSLDLPQRPSIAVLPFESPGDDEEQRYFSDGITEDIITELSRFRALFVIARTSSFAYRDGGMDVTAIGRELGVRYVLMGSVRRTQHKLRITAQLYEAESGRSIWAIKQDRDPSQLFAMDDEIVQAIVTALPGRIEADWLARGKRKRTDNMVAYDYMLRAWDNLYRNGGTEHRQIAELLHCALELDPGYAQAHALLAFVTVLGWYRNEVPDALDKAYELASQGVALDAEDGWCHFSLGFVCLYRRNYEEAELHYQRAIELNPNDAELLSQFGSFLAYIDRTEEGIEWIRRAMRLNPYRQAWHWHDMGFNFLVARRYEEAVQAFHRVSPPMPFDNCYLAIAHAHLGQPEKAREHAEAMIASRPDSSVQTWLPKEPFRDPATLEHFLEGMRKAGFPERPATKPALAVINGGR; encoded by the coding sequence ATGCAGCGCCGCCTTGCCGCCATCGTTGCCGCCGACATCGTCGGCTATAGCCGTCTGGCCCAGCTCGACGAGGCCGGCGCGCTGGATGCCTTGCGCCAGAACCAGACCGAGATCATCGAACCCAAGGTCAAGGCCCATGAGGGCCGGATCGTCAAGTTCATGGGCGACGGGCTGCTCGCCGAGTTCGGCAGCGTCGTCAACGCCATGCGCTTCGCCTGCGAGATGCTGGAGGCGACGGTCAAGGCGGCGAGCGAGCTGCCGCCCGACCGCCGGCTGCGCTACCGGATCGGCGTCAACATGGGCGACGTGATCGTCGAGGGCGACGACCTCTTCGGCGACGGCGTCAACATCGCCGCGCGGCTGGAGGCCCTGGCCGAGCCCGACAGCATCCTGCTCACGGGCCTCGTCCATGAGCAGGTCAAGAACAAGCTCGAGCTGCGCTTCGACTCCCTCGGGCGCCGGACGCTCAAGAACATCGCCGAGCCCGTCTCGGTCTACCGCGTGGCGCTGGGGGAGGGGACGCGGGCGCTCGAGCCGGTCTCGCTCGACCTGCCGCAGCGCCCCTCGATCGCCGTGCTGCCCTTCGAAAGCCCCGGCGACGACGAGGAGCAGCGCTATTTCAGCGACGGCATCACCGAGGACATCATCACCGAGCTGTCGCGCTTCCGGGCGCTCTTCGTGATCGCCCGGACCTCCTCCTTCGCCTATCGCGACGGCGGGATGGACGTGACGGCGATCGGCCGCGAGCTCGGCGTGCGCTATGTGCTGATGGGCAGCGTGCGCCGCACCCAGCACAAGCTGCGGATCACGGCGCAGCTCTACGAGGCCGAGAGCGGCCGCAGCATCTGGGCCATCAAGCAGGACCGCGACCCGTCCCAGCTCTTCGCCATGGATGACGAGATCGTGCAGGCGATCGTAACCGCACTGCCCGGCCGCATCGAGGCGGACTGGCTGGCGCGCGGCAAGCGCAAGCGCACCGACAACATGGTCGCCTACGACTACATGCTGCGGGCCTGGGACAATCTCTACCGCAACGGCGGCACCGAGCATCGCCAGATCGCCGAGCTGCTCCATTGCGCGCTCGAGCTCGACCCGGGCTACGCCCAGGCCCATGCGCTGCTCGCCTTCGTGACGGTGCTGGGCTGGTACCGCAACGAGGTTCCCGACGCGCTGGACAAGGCCTATGAGCTGGCGAGCCAGGGGGTGGCGCTCGACGCGGAGGATGGCTGGTGCCATTTCTCGCTGGGCTTCGTCTGCCTCTACCGGCGCAACTACGAGGAGGCGGAGCTCCACTACCAGCGCGCCATCGAGCTCAATCCGAACGATGCCGAGCTCCTGTCGCAGTTCGGCTCCTTCCTGGCCTATATCGACCGGACCGAGGAAGGCATCGAGTGGATCCGGCGCGCCATGCGCCTCAATCCCTACCGGCAGGCCTGGCACTGGCACGATATGGGGTTCAATTTCCTGGTGGCCCGCCGCTACGAGGAGGCGGTCCAGGCCTTCCACCGGGTGTCGCCGCCGATGCCCTTCGACAATTGCTACCTCGCCATCGCCCATGCCCATCTGGGCCAGCCGGAGAAGGCGCGGGAGCATGCCGAGGCCATGATCGCGAGCCGGCCCGACAGCTCGGTCCAGACCTGGCTGCCGAAGGAGCCGTTCCGCGATCCGGCGACGCTGGAGCATTTCCTGGAGGGCATGCGCAAGGCAGGCTTTCCGGAACGCCCGGCGACGAAGCCGGCGCTCGCCGTCATCAACGGTGGGCGCTGA